A genome region from Myroides fluvii includes the following:
- a CDS encoding TPM domain-containing protein: MQKRQNNVLSYIVFAFLLLWSQVNYAQFDIPTKPTGTKQTAVYDYAQLLSSQQNKALEQKLINYSDTTSTQIVVIIIPSLKGESIGILGPKWGQTWGIGQKGKDNGVLILMAAEERQIGIYPGYGAEVQITAGQGGELIRNRIIPEFKRGDYYAGLNEGVDGIMEMLAGTYQADKDARMDGDNEIGGLFCLIAIIALIVGTILFNKNKNNGGGRGNNSGHRGFLDDLASMVILSNLGRSSGGGGFGGGGSFGGGGGFGGGFGGGGFSGGGSSGSW; this comes from the coding sequence ATGCAAAAAAGACAGAACAACGTCCTATCCTATATTGTATTTGCGTTCCTTTTACTTTGGTCGCAAGTCAATTATGCGCAATTTGATATTCCAACCAAGCCTACGGGTACGAAACAAACAGCGGTTTATGATTATGCTCAACTTCTAAGCAGTCAACAAAATAAAGCATTAGAACAAAAGTTAATCAACTATAGTGATACAACCTCAACACAGATTGTAGTCATTATCATTCCTTCTCTAAAAGGAGAGAGTATTGGCATCTTAGGCCCTAAATGGGGACAAACCTGGGGGATTGGTCAAAAAGGGAAAGACAATGGTGTTTTAATCTTAATGGCGGCAGAAGAAAGGCAAATAGGAATCTACCCTGGTTATGGTGCTGAAGTTCAAATTACAGCTGGACAAGGAGGAGAATTGATTCGAAATCGCATTATTCCCGAATTTAAGCGAGGGGATTACTATGCAGGGTTAAATGAAGGAGTAGACGGCATCATGGAAATGCTTGCTGGCACCTATCAAGCAGATAAAGACGCTCGGATGGATGGTGATAATGAAATAGGAGGTTTATTTTGCTTAATCGCGATTATCGCTTTGATAGTAGGAACCATTCTATTCAATAAAAATAAAAACAACGGAGGTGGTCGTGGAAATAATTCAGGCCATCGCGGTTTCTTAGATGATTTAGCTAGTATGGTAATTCTCAGTAACCTTGGCAGAAGCTCCGGAGGCGGAGGTTTCGGCGGAGGAGGAAGCTTCGGCGGCGGCGGCGGATTTGGCGGCGGCTTCGGAGGTGGAGGATTCTCAGGCGGTGGATCAAGTGGAAGCTGGTAA
- a CDS encoding NADP-dependent oxidoreductase, with product MKAIILEGFGGIEHLQYKDIPIPQPKANEVLIQTKAISINPVDIKVRTRQAPLAEQLLQHCPLILGWDISGVVVQVGDTVSDFSVGDEVFGMVNFVGHGQTYAEYTAAPAHHLTLKPKNISHAAAAASTLAALTAWQAFTSYGKLRPHDRLLIHAAAGGVGHFAVQIAKYLGAYIIATSSSSNKDFVLSLGADEHLDYRQVDFEKELSHLDFVLESIGGTNFQKSVSVLKPFGTIVTLPSGHTKEDEQKAQAKFLHACYFMSVYSSQENMKQIAQLLATGHIKPHLSHIYSFEDIPQAHLQLESGHTVGKIVIEF from the coding sequence ATGAAAGCCATTATATTAGAAGGATTTGGAGGAATTGAACATCTCCAGTATAAAGATATTCCCATTCCCCAACCCAAAGCGAATGAAGTGCTCATTCAGACCAAGGCAATTAGCATAAATCCTGTAGATATAAAAGTCCGCACTCGTCAAGCACCTCTAGCAGAACAGCTACTTCAACATTGTCCCTTGATTTTAGGATGGGACATTTCAGGAGTTGTAGTACAAGTAGGAGATACCGTGAGCGATTTTTCTGTTGGAGACGAAGTATTCGGTATGGTCAACTTTGTTGGACATGGACAAACTTATGCGGAATACACAGCCGCACCCGCCCATCATTTAACGTTAAAGCCAAAAAATATTTCACATGCAGCGGCAGCGGCGAGTACACTAGCTGCTCTTACTGCCTGGCAAGCTTTTACGTCTTATGGGAAATTACGTCCTCATGATCGTTTACTCATACATGCCGCTGCAGGTGGTGTAGGACATTTCGCTGTACAAATTGCAAAATACCTCGGGGCATACATCATTGCTACATCCTCTTCGTCTAACAAAGATTTTGTACTTTCTTTAGGGGCAGACGAACATCTGGATTACCGTCAAGTTGACTTTGAAAAAGAATTGAGCCACCTTGATTTTGTTTTAGAATCCATAGGAGGAACTAATTTTCAGAAATCCGTTTCGGTTCTTAAACCTTTTGGGACTATTGTAACCTTACCTTCTGGACATACAAAAGAAGACGAACAAAAAGCACAAGCTAAATTTTTACACGCTTGCTATTTTATGTCGGTGTATTCTAGTCAAGAGAATATGAAGCAGATTGCTCAACTATTGGCAACAGGTCATATCAAACCACATCTGTCACACATTTATTCGTTTGAAGATATACCTCAAGCTCATCTACAA
- a CDS encoding MerR family transcriptional regulator, producing MKVNLPEKRYYSIGELAKAFDVNTSLIRFWEKEFDIIKPKKNAKGNRMFSQQDVKNFELIYHLVKERGFTLEGAKDQLKLKPKEAVDNLEIIKRLEYIKETLISIKNEL from the coding sequence ATGAAAGTAAATTTACCTGAAAAAAGATACTACAGTATTGGCGAGCTCGCGAAGGCTTTTGACGTCAACACGTCTTTGATCCGTTTTTGGGAAAAAGAATTTGACATTATTAAGCCAAAGAAAAATGCCAAAGGAAATCGCATGTTCTCTCAACAAGATGTCAAGAATTTTGAATTAATTTACCACCTTGTGAAAGAAAGGGGCTTCACCTTAGAAGGGGCTAAGGACCAGCTCAAACTCAAACCAAAAGAAGCAGTTGATAACCTAGAAATTATCAAGCGATTGGAATACATCAAAGAAACATTAATAAGTATAAAAAACGAACTCTAA
- a CDS encoding peroxiredoxin-like family protein yields MTTLAQQISELNENLASQVPAEILEAFGQSIADLKSLGLEAQTLPIGQVFPDFKLFNTLNQPIELRELLKKGSVILAFFRGNWCPYCNLELKALQDRLHELKGATLVAISPQMPMYNEELKNKHALGFDVLTDPDNALAKQLGISFSLQDFVLPIYQNLGITLSSFNGNDHNELPIPAVFVVDPTGVVRYKFVDANYMNRVDVSELVKTMY; encoded by the coding sequence ATGACAACATTAGCTCAACAAATTTCGGAATTAAACGAAAATCTAGCGTCTCAAGTACCTGCTGAAATACTCGAAGCCTTTGGTCAATCCATTGCTGATTTAAAAAGCCTAGGATTAGAAGCTCAAACCCTCCCAATAGGACAGGTTTTTCCTGATTTTAAACTTTTCAACACCCTTAATCAACCGATTGAGTTAAGAGAACTCCTAAAAAAAGGAAGCGTAATCCTTGCTTTCTTTCGCGGAAACTGGTGTCCTTATTGCAATCTCGAACTGAAAGCCTTACAAGATCGCTTACACGAGCTAAAAGGAGCAACATTAGTTGCTATTTCACCACAGATGCCAATGTATAATGAAGAATTAAAAAATAAGCATGCGCTAGGTTTTGATGTATTGACAGATCCAGACAATGCCCTTGCCAAACAATTGGGTATTTCTTTTTCCTTGCAAGACTTCGTTCTTCCTATCTATCAAAATTTAGGTATTACACTTTCTTCTTTCAATGGAAATGATCACAATGAACTGCCAATTCCCGCCGTTTTTGTGGTAGATCCCACAGGCGTGGTTCGCTATAAATTTGTAGATGCGAATTACATGAATCGCGTAGATGTTTCGGAATTAGTAAAAACGATGTACTAA
- the der gene encoding ribosome biogenesis GTPase Der: protein MSSIVAIVGRPNVGKSTFFNRLIQRREAIVDSVSGVTRDRNYGKSEWNGREFSVIDTGGYIKGSDDVFEEEIRRQVALAIEEADVIIFVVDVEEGITPMDAEVAKLLHRETKPVFVAVNKVDSGKRMEDTYEFYNLGLGEIYPIAGMSGSGTGDLLDEVIKVLPEEEVREESEDGELPRFAVVGRPNAGKSSFINALIGEDRYIVTDIAGTTRDAIDTRFTQFGFDFNLVDTAGIRRKTKVKEDLEFYSVMRSIRAIEHSDVCILMVDATRGFEGQDQNIFWLAEKNRKGIVILVNKWDLIDKETLTSKQFEDKIRESIAPFTDVPIVFTSTITKQRLLKALETAVQVYENRKNRISTSKFNETMLPIIEHTPPPAIKGKYIKIKYCMQLPTPSPQFVFFANLPQYIKDPYKRFVENKLREIYDFSGVPIDIYFRQK, encoded by the coding sequence ATGAGTAGTATAGTAGCCATAGTTGGGAGACCAAACGTAGGAAAATCCACTTTCTTTAATCGATTGATTCAAAGGAGAGAGGCAATTGTAGATTCGGTTAGCGGGGTAACTCGTGATAGAAACTACGGCAAATCTGAATGGAACGGAAGAGAGTTTTCTGTAATTGATACAGGAGGATATATAAAAGGTTCTGATGATGTTTTTGAAGAAGAAATCAGACGCCAAGTAGCATTAGCTATCGAAGAGGCTGATGTTATCATATTTGTAGTTGATGTAGAAGAAGGAATTACTCCGATGGATGCTGAAGTAGCGAAACTATTGCACCGTGAAACAAAACCTGTTTTTGTAGCAGTGAACAAGGTGGATAGTGGAAAACGCATGGAAGATACGTATGAGTTCTACAACTTAGGATTGGGTGAGATTTATCCAATTGCAGGAATGAGTGGTAGTGGTACAGGTGACTTATTGGATGAAGTAATCAAAGTATTGCCAGAAGAAGAGGTTAGAGAAGAGAGTGAAGATGGAGAACTACCGCGTTTTGCAGTAGTAGGACGTCCCAATGCAGGGAAATCAAGTTTCATCAACGCTTTAATTGGTGAAGATCGTTATATCGTAACGGATATTGCTGGTACAACGAGAGATGCAATTGATACGCGTTTTACTCAATTTGGATTTGACTTTAATTTAGTTGATACTGCGGGTATCCGCAGAAAAACGAAAGTAAAGGAAGATTTGGAGTTCTATTCTGTTATGCGTTCTATTCGCGCAATTGAACACAGTGATGTGTGTATTTTGATGGTCGACGCCACGAGAGGGTTTGAAGGACAGGATCAAAATATTTTCTGGTTAGCAGAGAAAAATAGAAAAGGAATTGTTATTTTAGTAAATAAGTGGGACTTGATTGATAAGGAAACACTAACGTCAAAACAATTCGAGGATAAAATACGCGAAAGCATTGCTCCCTTTACGGATGTGCCGATTGTATTTACGTCAACTATTACGAAACAACGTTTGTTAAAAGCATTAGAAACTGCTGTTCAAGTGTATGAAAATAGAAAGAACCGCATTTCTACCTCTAAATTTAACGAAACGATGTTGCCAATCATTGAACATACTCCTCCTCCAGCAATTAAAGGGAAGTACATCAAGATTAAGTATTGTATGCAATTGCCAACTCCGTCACCTCAATTTGTGTTTTTTGCTAACTTACCTCAATACATTAAAGATCCTTATAAAAGGTTTGTTGAGAATAAGTTACGTGAGATTTATGACTTTAGCGGTGTGCCTATTGACATCTATTTTAGACAAAAATAA
- a CDS encoding outer membrane beta-barrel protein, with translation MNKLIFILTVFLTQLVYSQSTVQFKGQITDSVKNPLEAVTVYLVKEKDNVVLEYNMSNAEGKFDLKIKLPEEKVRFKASMVGFKPYTKAIEKTGESTYDLGVIRMQELVTSLDELVIQADVPPIRVKKDTLEFNASSFSVRPDANLEQLLKQLPGFQLDENKKITVNGKEVKEILVNGKPFFGEDGKIALENLPSEIINKVQVTDKKSKKEKFTGERAKSEEASINITIDEANNKGYFGKVTGGYGSDKRYESSLFFNTFFNKTQLNVIGSANNINAMGFSMDEVFDNMRMGKSSGGITESRMLGLNFVQDINTKLKVNGSYNYNFSDTESKNRSTVRQFLPSGEFVNDAESESNSDSEGHTANVSIDYIGEKDSFYIMPNFQTNYSRAITSSMDQARNEKGELLNDSESYARSKGDSNSFSNGMRYMRKLKSDRQFFTLEFMNANSVNSSDALQESTTRFYKSEQEDDIRRQFQKQYSTNDTYRLTMEYSQPITDSLTLLIGSNWDRNQTITDAKVFDYEEATQSYSELNTLQTNRYNTIQTTIAPYLGFNYKYKKWFADFNTSTNIVKNSVEALYNSQNYSLDKKYIDPNVRFNISYAAARGSYFWMTYNYNVSYQSATQLLDIVDVTNPLHTFVGNPDLRPTGNHGINLSYRSYDFQTRSGYSLNGSINLMHNSIVNAVDYDEDRKSISTYKNVSGAYNWSLYGSWYRSEKWEELTMRYGVNLRYNQNINKGYMDGVTYDAITNGISPRLYVSFDYGELFRFSPSYNYNRNWSSYQNFSVDRASTFVHNAALETILYWPNKFTIGNDFTYTYNSQIASGYNRDFYMWNVSLAYEFFNDRFKAKVKVYDMLNQNTSSRRTIDATSIVDTENLVLKRYVMFSLTYSLKAFGSKESRGNRGNYGGRPRGSMMRTIR, from the coding sequence ATGAATAAATTAATTTTCATTTTAACTGTTTTTCTAACTCAGCTAGTTTACAGTCAATCGACCGTTCAATTTAAAGGACAAATAACTGATTCTGTCAAAAATCCATTAGAGGCAGTTACAGTTTATCTAGTGAAGGAAAAAGACAATGTGGTATTGGAGTACAATATGTCAAATGCGGAAGGAAAATTTGATCTGAAAATAAAACTTCCAGAGGAGAAAGTACGCTTTAAAGCGAGTATGGTTGGATTTAAACCCTATACGAAAGCCATCGAAAAAACAGGCGAATCAACGTATGACTTAGGGGTAATACGCATGCAGGAATTGGTTACCAGTTTAGATGAATTAGTGATTCAAGCAGATGTACCTCCAATTCGAGTAAAAAAAGATACCTTAGAATTTAATGCTTCTTCTTTCTCGGTTCGTCCTGATGCTAATTTAGAACAATTACTCAAACAGTTACCCGGATTTCAACTTGATGAAAATAAGAAGATTACGGTAAATGGAAAAGAAGTAAAGGAAATCTTGGTGAACGGGAAACCTTTTTTTGGAGAGGATGGAAAAATTGCCTTAGAAAATCTGCCATCAGAAATTATCAATAAAGTCCAAGTGACAGATAAGAAGTCGAAAAAAGAAAAGTTTACAGGAGAGCGAGCAAAGTCTGAGGAAGCTAGTATTAATATTACAATTGACGAAGCGAATAACAAAGGGTATTTTGGAAAAGTAACAGGGGGGTATGGTTCTGATAAACGCTATGAAAGTAGTTTGTTCTTCAATACGTTTTTCAATAAAACCCAATTGAATGTAATCGGATCTGCCAATAATATCAATGCCATGGGTTTTTCTATGGATGAGGTATTTGACAATATGCGTATGGGGAAAAGTTCTGGTGGAATTACAGAATCGCGTATGTTGGGGTTGAACTTTGTACAAGATATTAATACCAAGTTAAAGGTCAACGGTAGTTACAATTACAACTTTTCGGATACAGAAAGCAAAAATCGATCTACCGTGCGACAATTTTTACCTTCTGGTGAGTTTGTTAATGATGCTGAATCAGAGTCTAATAGCGATTCAGAAGGGCATACTGCCAACGTATCCATTGACTATATAGGAGAGAAAGATTCATTCTACATCATGCCAAACTTTCAGACGAACTATTCGCGCGCTATAACGAGCTCTATGGATCAAGCACGCAATGAAAAGGGAGAACTCCTAAATGATAGCGAATCTTATGCTAGAAGTAAAGGCGACAGTAATAGCTTTTCTAATGGGATGCGTTATATGCGTAAATTGAAATCAGATCGCCAGTTTTTTACACTCGAATTTATGAATGCCAATAGCGTCAATTCTAGTGATGCACTACAAGAATCAACGACGCGTTTTTATAAGTCGGAACAAGAAGACGATATTCGCCGTCAGTTTCAGAAGCAGTATAGCACCAATGATACGTATCGCTTGACCATGGAGTATAGTCAACCCATTACAGATTCATTGACTTTGCTTATAGGAAGTAATTGGGATAGAAATCAAACGATTACGGATGCTAAAGTCTTTGATTATGAAGAAGCTACACAGTCGTATTCGGAGTTAAATACCTTGCAAACCAATCGTTATAACACCATTCAAACAACTATAGCACCTTATTTGGGATTTAATTATAAATACAAAAAGTGGTTTGCAGATTTTAATACATCAACGAATATTGTTAAGAATAGCGTAGAAGCACTTTATAATAGTCAAAATTATTCGCTGGATAAAAAATACATTGACCCTAATGTTCGTTTCAATATTAGCTATGCCGCTGCAAGGGGGAGTTATTTTTGGATGACGTATAATTACAATGTCAGTTATCAAAGTGCCACACAATTGTTGGATATTGTGGATGTAACGAACCCTTTACACACTTTTGTTGGAAATCCAGATTTACGTCCAACTGGTAATCACGGGATTAATTTAAGTTACCGATCATATGATTTCCAAACGCGATCAGGGTATTCGCTTAATGGTAGTATTAATTTGATGCATAACAGTATCGTTAATGCGGTGGATTACGATGAGGATAGAAAGAGTATTTCTACGTATAAAAACGTTTCGGGGGCCTATAATTGGTCTTTATACGGTTCTTGGTATCGATCAGAAAAGTGGGAGGAATTGACGATGCGTTATGGAGTTAATCTGCGTTACAACCAGAATATCAATAAAGGATACATGGATGGAGTAACATACGATGCTATCACCAATGGAATTAGTCCAAGGCTATACGTTAGCTTTGACTATGGTGAATTGTTTCGATTTTCACCTTCTTATAATTACAACAGAAATTGGTCAAGCTATCAGAATTTTAGTGTAGATCGCGCAAGCACTTTTGTGCACAATGCAGCTTTGGAAACGATTCTGTATTGGCCCAATAAGTTTACAATAGGGAATGATTTTACGTATACCTATAACTCACAGATTGCTTCGGGGTATAATCGCGATTTCTACATGTGGAATGTGAGTTTGGCTTATGAGTTTTTTAATGATCGATTCAAAGCTAAGGTTAAAGTATATGATATGTTGAATCAAAATACGAGTTCTAGACGCACTATTGACGCTACTTCGATTGTAGATACAGAGAATTTAGTTTTAAAGCGCTATGTAATGTTTTCATTGACTTATAGTTTAAAAGCCTTTGGCTCTAAAGAGTCGAGGGGAAATAGAGGAAATTACGGAGGAAGACCTCGAGGTAGTATGATGCGAACAATAAGATAA
- a CDS encoding LemA family protein: protein MKKALPIIIVLVVLIGGYFLLSMNYQNTALGHKQAVDKSWADVEGAYQRRNDLIGNLVETVKGAADFEKSTLEAVVNARAKATSVSIDPTNMTEAQLANFQQTQSGVSSALGRLLVTVEKYPDLKTNQNFLKLQDELASTENQIFTQRSRFNETVQVYNGYVLKVPNKFFLSGYAERPFFKAEAGAENAPKVKF, encoded by the coding sequence ATGAAAAAAGCGTTACCTATTATTATCGTATTAGTTGTATTAATTGGCGGATACTTTTTGTTATCCATGAATTATCAAAACACAGCTTTAGGACACAAACAAGCAGTAGACAAATCATGGGCTGATGTAGAAGGTGCCTACCAAAGAAGAAATGACCTTATTGGAAATTTAGTAGAAACTGTAAAAGGAGCTGCTGATTTTGAAAAATCAACATTAGAAGCAGTTGTAAATGCAAGAGCAAAAGCAACATCTGTTTCTATTGATCCAACCAATATGACTGAAGCGCAGTTGGCCAATTTCCAACAAACTCAATCTGGGGTTTCTAGTGCTTTAGGTCGTTTATTAGTAACTGTAGAGAAATATCCTGATTTAAAAACAAATCAAAACTTCTTGAAACTACAAGATGAATTAGCAAGTACAGAGAATCAAATCTTCACGCAACGTTCTCGTTTTAATGAAACAGTACAGGTTTACAACGGATATGTGCTAAAAGTGCCAAACAAGTTTTTTCTAAGTGGATACGCAGAGCGTCCATTCTTCAAAGCGGAAGCTGGAGCTGAAAACGCACCAAAAGTAAAATTCTAA
- a CDS encoding helix-turn-helix domain-containing protein, with translation MAKENMYQALEVYYEKVEVCPLRDRQFNFFELVYVLSGRGSHGINGNCIQFTPGDLFLITPQDCHEFDLEGMCEFMVIRFGESYVKEYQWKSIDHIECLLYYASQLSASVLVHEEDKRLVAQLMQTLQEVLRVELMYKEDLIRPIVNAILVISARNIAQIQLKPLAENTDAKIVQILNYIQEHIREPELLKVAVVANQFGMSPTYLGSYFRKHCGESFQGYISAYKIRLIEHRLLFSEMRINEIVDEFGFADESHCNKFFKRHKQMSLSAFRNFKK, from the coding sequence ATGGCAAAAGAAAATATGTACCAGGCCCTTGAGGTGTATTATGAAAAAGTAGAGGTTTGTCCTTTGCGCGATAGGCAGTTTAATTTTTTTGAATTGGTCTATGTACTTTCTGGTCGAGGAAGCCATGGTATTAATGGCAATTGCATTCAATTTACTCCGGGTGATTTATTTTTGATTACTCCTCAAGATTGTCATGAATTTGATTTAGAGGGAATGTGTGAGTTTATGGTGATTCGCTTTGGCGAATCTTACGTCAAAGAATACCAGTGGAAAAGTATTGATCACATTGAATGCCTGCTGTATTATGCTTCTCAATTGTCTGCTTCCGTTTTAGTACACGAAGAAGATAAGCGTTTAGTTGCTCAATTGATGCAAACGCTTCAAGAAGTACTGAGGGTAGAGTTGATGTACAAGGAGGATTTAATTCGACCGATTGTCAATGCGATATTGGTTATTTCGGCCCGAAATATTGCACAAATTCAGTTAAAACCTTTAGCGGAAAACACAGATGCGAAAATTGTACAGATTTTGAATTATATACAAGAGCATATTCGCGAACCTGAATTGCTGAAAGTAGCAGTTGTAGCCAATCAATTCGGCATGTCTCCTACTTATTTAGGTAGTTATTTTCGCAAGCATTGTGGGGAATCTTTCCAAGGATATATTTCAGCCTATAAGATTCGATTAATCGAACATCGTTTGTTGTTTAGTGAAATGAGAATTAATGAAATTGTCGATGAATTTGGATTCGCAGATGAAAGTCATTGTAACAAATTCTTTAAACGGCATAAACAGATGAGTTTATCTGCTTTTCGAAATTTTAAAAAATAA
- the era gene encoding GTPase Era — protein MAHKAGFVNIIGNPNVGKSTLMNALVGERLSIITSKAQTTRHRILGIVNEEDYQIVFSDTPGIIKPAYELQASMMDFVKSAFEDADVLIYMVEVGEKELKDEAFFNRIIHSKVPILLLINKIDKSNQQQLEEQVDLWRSKVPNAEIFPISALEKFNTQAVYDRIIELLPESPPYYSKDALTDKSERFFVSEIIREKILLNYDKEIPYAVEVEAEEFKEEEEIIRIKAIIMVERDTQKGILIGHKGAALKKVGIAAREEMEKFFCKKVHLELFVKVNKDWRSSDYQLKRFGYNQKK, from the coding sequence ATGGCACATAAAGCTGGATTTGTGAACATTATAGGTAATCCTAACGTTGGGAAATCAACTCTGATGAATGCATTAGTAGGAGAGCGATTATCGATAATTACGTCAAAAGCACAAACAACAAGACATCGTATTCTGGGAATTGTAAATGAAGAGGATTATCAAATTGTATTTTCTGATACGCCAGGTATTATTAAACCGGCATACGAATTACAAGCGTCCATGATGGATTTTGTGAAATCTGCTTTTGAAGACGCAGATGTCTTGATTTATATGGTAGAAGTAGGGGAAAAGGAATTAAAGGACGAAGCTTTTTTCAATCGCATCATTCATTCGAAAGTGCCGATATTGTTGTTGATAAACAAGATTGATAAATCCAATCAACAACAACTAGAAGAACAAGTGGATTTATGGAGATCAAAAGTGCCTAATGCTGAAATTTTTCCAATTTCTGCTTTAGAAAAGTTCAATACACAAGCGGTATATGATCGCATTATTGAATTGCTTCCAGAATCACCGCCTTATTATTCGAAAGATGCCCTGACAGATAAATCAGAGCGTTTCTTTGTTAGTGAAATTATTCGAGAGAAGATTTTGTTGAATTATGACAAGGAAATTCCATATGCTGTAGAGGTAGAAGCAGAAGAGTTTAAAGAAGAGGAAGAAATTATACGTATCAAAGCCATCATTATGGTGGAACGTGATACCCAAAAGGGAATCTTAATCGGGCATAAAGGAGCTGCTTTGAAGAAAGTGGGGATTGCAGCTCGTGAAGAGATGGAAAAATTCTTTTGTAAAAAGGTTCACTTGGAATTATTTGTCAAGGTGAATAAAGATTGGAGATCCAGCGATTATCAGTTGAAACGCTTTGGATATAATCAAAAAAAATAG
- a CDS encoding TPM domain-containing protein yields MKPIHQFLSPTDEQEIIEAITQAEKNTTGEIRIHIEIQATKEPYTRAQEVFFELAMDKTTHANGVLFYICLSSKAFVILGDKGIDQRVKAENFWEGTKELVINHFKQGLFKQGLIYGILKAGSQLKVYFPSVGENKNELSNEISKA; encoded by the coding sequence ATGAAACCCATTCATCAATTTCTGAGTCCTACGGATGAACAGGAAATCATAGAAGCTATCACACAAGCAGAGAAGAATACCACAGGAGAAATCAGGATTCACATTGAAATACAAGCTACAAAAGAACCTTATACGAGAGCTCAAGAGGTGTTTTTTGAACTAGCGATGGACAAAACCACGCATGCCAATGGGGTGTTGTTCTATATTTGTTTAAGTTCTAAAGCTTTCGTCATTCTTGGTGATAAGGGAATTGATCAACGCGTAAAAGCAGAAAATTTTTGGGAAGGAACAAAAGAACTTGTGATCAATCACTTTAAACAAGGCTTGTTCAAACAAGGGTTAATTTATGGAATTCTCAAAGCAGGTAGTCAATTAAAGGTGTATTTTCCATCCGTTGGAGAAAACAAAAATGAACTATCAAACGAAATATCAAAAGCTTAA
- a CDS encoding CatB-related O-acetyltransferase has protein sequence MITNHKHWSIVEYLHETVTNPNIHIKGNTSYYSAAWSGSFEESVVRYLYGDAYSSSQWEPAWPIDQLYIGSHVCIAAEAVILMGGNNTHRTDWFSLYPFMETIVASYQGKGDTVIGDGAWIGMRAMIMPGITIGEGAVIASGAVVIKDVAPYTLVAGNPAKPIKTRFDEATITRLRQLCIYDWEEAKFKALQPYISADNIDLLEEQSHLYDQTSASSK, from the coding sequence ATGATTACAAACCATAAACATTGGTCGATAGTAGAATATTTACATGAAACAGTAACGAATCCCAACATTCACATTAAGGGCAATACAAGTTATTACAGTGCCGCTTGGAGCGGATCATTTGAAGAAAGTGTTGTGCGCTACTTATATGGAGATGCTTATAGCAGCAGTCAGTGGGAACCTGCATGGCCAATTGATCAACTTTATATTGGGTCTCATGTTTGCATTGCAGCAGAAGCTGTAATCTTAATGGGGGGAAACAATACCCATCGCACGGATTGGTTTAGTTTATATCCATTTATGGAAACAATTGTAGCCTCGTACCAAGGAAAAGGAGATACGGTTATTGGCGACGGCGCTTGGATTGGCATGCGCGCGATGATTATGCCTGGTATTACTATTGGAGAAGGTGCTGTCATTGCCTCTGGTGCTGTAGTCATCAAAGATGTTGCTCCCTACACCCTTGTGGCAGGAAATCCAGCCAAACCCATTAAAACCAGATTTGATGAAGCAACTATTACCCGCTTACGTCAATTGTGCATCTACGATTGGGAAGAAGCAAAATTCAAAGCTTTACAACCCTATATTAGCGCTGATAACATCGACCTTTTAGAAGAACAAAGTCATTTATATGACCAAACTAGTGCATCTAGCAAATAA